GTGGTTACGGACTATCCTCCTGTGGATATGATTTAGGGTGGGTTTAGATTAAAAGTAGGGAGTGACTCTTTTTtccgtctttattcaaaaaaaattgcatttgttagttttgtgtcaaacttttgtgacttgtTGGTTCGtctcaacaaaaaatataaaaaaatttgatcgaacctcgtaattttttttgaaaaagacaaaaaaattaagtcaaaaaactgtctttttgactacttctcttttttttttttgtcttttttctaaAGAATTAGGgattccgataaaaaaaaattatgtttttttggtttatttcgtcgagacgaatcaataagttataaaattttgacgcaaaattaacaaatgtaaaaaaattaaattaaataaagacgaaaaaaagtCACTCTATACTTTTTAATCTAAACCTACCCTTACTTTAAAAGGACGCTCCAGTGAGCTTAGCTCTTTCAATAGGTGGTAATGACTCACTGGTTGAACATGCTATGACAATTGAGAGCCCCTCTTCCTAGATTGAAGTTGCAATTATGGTCTCCTCCTCCCTAACCaatttgaaacaaaaagaagaattcGACCGGCAAACAAAAatctagtactccctccgttacTAAATAAGTATCCAGCGTGTAAACCTAATCTTTACAACATATGCATgttttttattaagaaaatctaatttttcttttcacaatctaatacaagaactcattgctatctatccatttgtgaaacaaaattaatttttttaacgaaataaatgtatttttttaaaggctTAGATTAACATGGCGGACACTTGTTTAGGGGTTCTATTACTTTGTTTATACAATTGTTGTCCGGCTGGGGATGTAGCTCAAATGGTAGAGCGCTCGCTTTGCATGCGAGAGGCACGGGGTTCGATCCCCCGCATCTCCAAATCTTTCCTTTCCCCGTTTTGTCTATTTTCCCTTTCACACTACGTGGCTCTCTTGAATTCGTTTGAAAATAATCAGTTCTTTGTTACGGTTAAAGGTATTTTACAATATActgtactatttttttaagaacTCAATTATTTATGGCAAACTTTCTTTTTATATTGATTTAGTTGAAAGTAAGTCTTAGCTTCTAATCTTTTCCCGTTTTATTTAAATCAAAAAACAGAATGTGATGTCTCACatttgtaactttgcttattacaaatTAAAGTGGgagtattttttgagcattgttattaaatttgtttatccacattcatttgcttattacaatagaGATACTTTAAATACACTTTACCTCAAAAATATAGATAGATGCGCATAAACATGCATCAAACGGGTTCAAAAGTAGTATGCAATATAGAGAAGATGAGGGTATTACTCTCAGTACACAAAATCTATCGTGGTACTATAAAATTTTGTCATAGCAATAGCAGCAGcctttagcaaataaccaaatttcacacattttataaccaaatttaacaatttttaccaataatcaaaactcaataaccaaactcaaaaacaccccatattgaaatcgtctcatcgagatgaataatttggtgtggtcagaTGCGTGATTGGAACTTGTTTGtaattggacaaatgtgcatggtgattgtgggggtttttttttttggttagggatgcaaaaataaccaatgtagagGTAGAGGTTATTTAGTTTGATTATGAacaaaatggataatcaaatactgatgtaacacattttggttattggttttgattattaccattgcggatgctcttatgcCCCCTCAAAAGCTATTGAATTCCTTATTTGGTTGGAGTGCATCTAATCGTCTaggtatttggtgtcttttgtccttaactttgcatttttttccgtttgagactcctaattagataTCTGTTaaacagtttaaaagtgtcgctgTTGCATTAGGCCATGCATGTGTTAGAATGAAAGACAGTAATTGTCTTGTGATTTACCCGTTTTATATTTGTTAGAAACGATTAGTTTGATTTTGTCCAAATTCTTAGTAATGATTtccgttttgtaagtgccgCTGGACATTTAttaatacaatcttctcacttctgacccaaaaaaaaattgtaagtgAAACTCAACACAAATTACGAAACGGTTTCCATAAATGATGAGTTATTGGATTCCAGCCCGTTTCCAACTAGGAAAATAGAACTCAGATCTAACCGGGTTATGATTTTCCAGTACAAACCCGTCACCAATCAGGAAAACAATTGTTTCCAAACATGATTGGTTACTAAATTAATTCCATCTCATGACCAACTAGGAAAATAGAATCTTGATCGGGTTATGATACCATACCCGTATAATTGCACAAGCATTGGCCAATTTATTTATATTGTTCCCACCACTATTTATTCTTGGTGCCTTGCCTTTAGAAATTTCAATAGCATCATCTGTTCAATCGCGCGTTTTACATAACTTAATTATTCGTGCTTGATTCTTTTTTTGGATCGTTTCGTCAGATTATGGACGACATGGATGGTGGTAGATATGCTTATAATTGCCGATTGGACGATAGCATCGGTATGCCTAAAAATTTATCGGAGAGGTACAATGGCTCTGTCATCAAGTTACAGTTCTGTAATAAAGTTGAAGCACCTAACGGCGACGTTCTTGGAGTGCTGAAATCCTTTAACCATGTATTTGCCATTCCTCGACAAGTATTTCTGGACGACGATGAAGCGATGGAATTCCTTTTGTATATATTGCTACGTGGTGTGCAAATAAGAGAAACATTCAGGTATGCTGTGATAGATGAGGCACTTGGTTTTGCCCGATCGTTGGTGAACGATGCTACCTATGCGGGCAAGGAGATGCTTCCGATTCTTGTGGATTTTGTGGTTAGAGGACCTTGCAAAGACCCGAGGAGAGTGAGCAAGAGGCGATCGCCCGGGCTTCATGGGAGTGCGGTGAAGCCACCGTTCGAGATGGTGGTATGTTTGCTCTGGGGAAGGGTAGGAAAGAGTTAATGAAAGTCCCCAAAAGCCCAAGCTGAGGCTGTGGGGGAGTCTACCCCAAGAATAGAGTAACAGAGAGTAACTTTGGCTTTTAtcgttttggggtctcaaaactTCTGGGcacggtcttcaataaattattttctctatctatctctctccaaattATTTAACCCAAGAAGTACAATTTGAAAACTCAAAAGTACAACGTTGCGGGCTTGCAGCCATGCTATCAAAGTTTGCTTCCACGTTGTCTAAGTTTGAACCATGATGTCCAAGTTTGCGGACATTCTATTTAAGACCCTATTCCGCTTAACTTTTAGTACTTCTAGcactttttgtccttatttaaaaggaattcacgtttgttaattttgtgccaaacttttgtaaattatttattcatctcaacaaaaaagtaaaacaattttACTAttccccaaatattttgaaaaataactgttttttaacaaaaaaaagtcaaaaaagacgattttttttggcaaaaaagtTGTTATTCCCAAAACAATTggctaaaagtaaaaaaaaaattaattttttgatttgtcttgacgagatgaattgaaaaaccaaaaaaattaggcACAAGCGCGATAAAAATCAAATACGGACTTTTTCTATGTTCAGAACACCACCTAAGTTTACGTCCAGACTCCAGATTGTCTATGTTCGCGGCCACTTTTCCAAATATTGCGGCCGCTTTGTCCAAGATTGCGGCCGCTCGTGTCGTTTCCCCCCTTCTGATTCCTTGCTTGCCATAACTTGCGATCTTCTTCGTTTGGTTCCCCTGTCAATCTGAATCCATCTTCAACGCCACCAAAAGAGATGATCGTCGAGCTTTCTCTCCAATCCCAACAGCACCTCCTACACTGTTGCACTCCCATCTGTGGAGAAGTTTGGGGTCCtccctcttcttttctttcattaatGTTGACTGTAGAAATTTTCGACCCAGAAATTTTTGCCTTTTCTGAACATGCTGAACATACAAATTTGGGCTGGTGGGTAAATTTTGTTTAGGGAACACCTGTTTATCGAAGTGTGATCCATGTAGCTTTACTTTACAAATTTGGGCTGGTGGGTAAATTTGGGTTGGTGCAGAAGCTGGACTGTGGTTGCTGCCACAGCCTTTGGTAAGTTCCAATGTGAAGAAAGAACCCAAGCCTATTTGTATTTAAAGCtttatcttaattttctttctaaatttTAGGCATGCAACCCCTTATCTTTTCATTGTACATCTTTCAGCTTCTCTTCACAATAAGGGTTTGATCCAcctttttttagggttttgataTGTGGATTCTGAAGTTTTACATGAATGCAAATTATGCAATCCAACATTAGAGAACTGAAGAGAAATGACTTTTTACCATGTTTTATGATATGGCTCTTATTCCATTTCAATCCCTTCATCATAGTCTGGTTCATCTACTGCCCCATGTCTATTGGTCTGACAACGATTGATAATAACAACCGGTGATGAACTGTTCTAGTAAAGAAAGACCACTTTGTATGCATCAACTActtgtgttctttctttaacAGAAGAGGTGATCACTTGGAGTAGTACTCAAATAGCTAGAAAAAGAGTTTGCGGGAATGCTCGAATGGAGGGGCATAGATAAATAGCCGAGAGATGAGGAGAGAACATTAGACATTTTAAGTGTCAGCTTAACACACAGGTTTGGACAAAGTGGATTGATCAGTGTGAAGAATGCACCTGCACTCATCCTATCAAGTGggaagttgttatttttcttccccTATTGGATCCTTAAGCATGCCAAGATGCGAACAGGTCATCCACAAAGCCTTTTAACTTGGCTTCAATTAAGTGAATGTTCATTGGGTTTCGTGATTAGTGATAGTAGTAAAATGCTGGATGTTACCTGACTCATTAAGGGGTAAAGGAATTGTTCATGTTGAGTTGCAGTGCATATTATTTGAACAGCCAACATTTATTTGGTTAGGCATTAGTTTGTAGACCTTTGAACTAGATAACTCATAGTTTCGTGCGACAGACCCTTTTAATTGAAAGACACGTTGTGCCTTTGGGACTAATCTCGCATTTGAGTTGTTTTCTATCTGCATTTTTTACTCCTCACACGATTTCAGGTCCTTCACCTCTCTCAGTGCCTTGACAAATGAAACTGAGATTCAATTTCCTTCCAGTATGTGGGTGTTGTGTATACAACGGAACTGTTTTTCGCTTCTTGAAATCATTTCATACTCGACAGTGTATGGtaggatttttttcccttgccTATTAAACTATCATGTGATGCTCATGGTGATCGTCATCCAATATTGACTTTTTGTAGATGGTTGTCACTTGTCATAGAATAGTCATCTTTAGTTCTACTGAGTAATTGATCTAATGCCTGTGATACTGGCACCGTTCATCATTCGAGCAAGATGTGGGAAATGTTTCTCCTTCGATGATTATTGTAATGCTGCCATAGACAGCGTCCACAACTTCAATAACTCTCGCAATTCGTATATTTGACTTAGCTCTAGAGTCATGAAATAGCGATATTTTGTTGTTCTGTTGTCCAAATGTAATTTGTATTACAGAGGCAACCCGAACAAAGAATGATGCCTACACCTAAACTGTAAGCTATAATTAGACCTGTATAATATCTTGACTTACATCGTCTCTTCATGTGGTTTGATGGGTGAACCAGAAGCCTGCACCAAATACAATCGACAGCACGGCGTTCCATCTTCCGGAAGGGTTTGGAGTGATCTGGGCAAACTGCGAAGCTTGTTGAACAGATTCAGCGGATCATGCAACAGCCCAAAATGAGCATCCGGATCCCCAATTTGCGAAAGATTAACATCAGAGAACCCTAAAGATGGCAGGAGATGATCGGGCCAATCGCTATGGAAATGGTACATGGCGCTGGAAAGTGTGGTTGATGGCTTGTTCATGAAGTCTGCTAAAAGTACTGTCTGTGTCACAGTGCAATTTTCCGCTATGATCTTCAATACTTCCATGGCATGTGAGTGGGAGAGGTAGTAAAGAAGGCCCTCAAGAACCCACACTGTATTCTTCTCTGGGACAAATCCGGATGTCTGAAGTTTTTGAAGCCAGTTGTTGTCTGTGATATCGGCTGCCACTCTTTCTAGAGATTTTGCTGTCATTCTCACATTATTTTTTGATGCTGTTGCTGCCTGTACAGTAGTTGTTTTCATCTGCAGGACTTCTGGAAAGTCGACTTCAAAAACAGCAGTTTCTTTCAGGCAAGGTAACCGATACGCCCTTGCGTCCATTCCTGCAATGTAAGGTTACCATAGTCTGCTCAGAATTTGCTTTTTGCATTTAATTAAAGAAATGAATTTTCTGAATCGTGTTTTCAGTTTGTAATGAGGGAGgctgaggtgaagaaagtgcaAGTGCAAGTGCAAATGCAAGGGTGATTTTAGTGATGGATTTTTAGCATGCATATCTTTTGTTGCATTCTAAGAAGCATAGATGTGGACATGGACCCTTACATGGACACAGATACAGACACAGGACACGGTAATTCTAAATAACTAGGAAGACGGATACGGTGGGGGACACCGCAAAGAATATGTATGTATATTAGGATAGATACTTAGTTGTTATTCATGTGAACATTCCATCTGCAAACAACCaaagctaaattttttattctgTCCTAAAAAGCTACACGTCAAACGAGGGTTTTATTTGGTCACAAACTCACAATTAATTTGCTCATACTATTCCctcatatatatttttggaataTCATGACCCAAAATAAACTTTCAATACTGTGAATCGATCCCTACCATGTTTCCATCCGTGTTCAAGTTGAGACACAGGTGTCCCCGTGTGTACCTGGCATGTCGCGTGTCCCCGAATACGGCAAGCAGTtaggagtgtcggtgcttcataaaTTGCATCCGATGCCTTTGTTTTGTGACAATAACCTTTCTAGAGGTGATCAGTCGATTTGTCCTGAACTTGTTGGCTCCAGAGCTTCTCCCTGGACCGATGTACAGTCACTGGAAAGAAGCCATGTGCTTCCTTGGTAATGTACATTATTGCCTACTTTAAACATATGTTACCTGTAATGCGAATTGTGCTGGCATGAGGAACGGGAACTGAAACGTGGTACACCACATGCCTAAGGCATGTGGTAATATAGCTTTAAACCTGTTAACCACTGAATACATGCTTCGCGCTGACCGTTTAACTCTAtgctttggagtttggaaaGTACATGTGCCTCAGGGATCATGATAAGTGCTTCTGTGCATTAGTTTAGTGTAATGGGCATAGTTGTTAAAATCTTACGATACGGGATACGTATCACATTCTATAtcttttttgtataaaattttTACGATATTGCGGCGTATCCTACGATATTATTGCGTATCCCGCTTCACAGcgtatcctacgattacttACAGAGAACAAATCATACCATATTTTAAGAAGTGGAACACCAAATGCATACTGATCTTTTCATCTAGTTATATGGTCATATCCAAATCATTTAAAGAAAACCCAAACTCAAAGCTCGAATAAAATAAAGAACATATTTCGATCATGTTTTACGTCAATCAGAAAATGGTACTTTTTCTCTTCCCTTAGAGACTTGGATTTTTTCATCCCAAAAgcatttttttcatatataaacagttatttttcaaatatacaCCAGATTTTTATACTATAATTAAATATAACTATTATTTTATTGCCTATTAGCTTCTGTTAACGTATTTtacgatacacgatacgtatcaCGATACGATTCATGAAACGAAATAaacgatacacgatacgtatacCGATTTGAAAACATTTACTAATGGGTAGATTCCTTTTCAAAGCTTAGTGGATGAAACATACATCCGGAAGCAGGGGAGTACTTTCCATGATGCAAGTGTTTTTGTATTATCTTCTTCTCATTGTCAATttatccacacacacacaaaaaaaaaaaaaaaaaacagaaaacatttGCATCAAATTTCACATATTTTTCGTACGTTGG
The sequence above is drawn from the Rhododendron vialii isolate Sample 1 chromosome 6a, ASM3025357v1 genome and encodes:
- the LOC131331040 gene encoding uncharacterized protein LOC131331040, producing the protein MRALSLNFFPSVSLSKSVLKPRTMSEERNGKLEEQQQQQQWPELKLPELLYTDTIRKLHEVIESDWDYLRRSACQMAAGRALWKHVIHDPLAELLAGETCLRSFYEKIRKDRCNDAKEVSGVMLAVRTLWFDAKIEAAIESFGGGEAQVVLLGAGMDARAYRLPCLKETAVFEVDFPEVLQMKTTTVQAATASKNNVRMTAKSLERVAADITDNNWLQKLQTSGFVPEKNTVWVLEGLLYYLSHSHAMEVLKIIAENCTVTQTVLLADFMNKPSTTLSSAMYHFHSDWPDHLLPSLGFSDVNLSQIGDPDAHFGLLHDPLNLFNKLRSLPRSLQTLPEDGTPCCRLYLVQASGSPIKPHEETM